A window of Fusarium oxysporum Fo47 chromosome II, complete sequence genomic DNA:
GCCAAGTTCTTCTGCACAGTACGTTCTTCCCTAGACAAATTATCCAGGATGCCTTGAACAGTTCGTAATTACTTACATATGCACAGGGTCTGGATCTCTATGAACGAGACACAAACCCATACGCCAGCTCCGAGGGATTCTATCCGGTAAGCACCTGATCTGGCCGTCCGCGGTGAACTTGGTGAGTACTTCACTAACATATGCATTCTTCGGCTGTAACAGCTTGTTGCAACTCTCCTAGACTTCCCGTTCCCCACCATCTGTCTCATCACCGGACACACTTTTGGAGGTGCCTCAGTGATGACACTGGCCCACGACTATCGTATCATGAATTCTACCCGTGGGTACTGGTGCATGCCCGTAGCAGAGCTCGGCCTGCATTTCGATGGAATGGGTGCCCTTCTGAGAGCCAAGCTGCCACCACAAACAGCCAGGAAGGTCATCCTGCAGGGTCATAGGTTTACATCAAGTGAGGCATTGGCGGATGGTATCGTGGATGAGATCGCCTCGCCGGAAGAGATGCTGGACCGTGCCTTGCAGCTTGCCGATAGGGTCAAGTCCAAGGCAAAGATGGGGGTCTACGGATTGCTCAGGGCAGAGCTATATGGTGAGGCGCTGAGGGCGTTCCAGCAGATTAGTTATGTTCATTCTCGGCTCAATTCCCGTCAGGCAAAGGTCAAGCTATAAACATAATAATAAAATGGATGAACGATTCCGCTTTTGTTCTAACCAACACAAAGGTCATCCGTATCGACCATACAGGACCGCGCATCTGGTGAGTTACAGGTTTAATGCGGCAAGTGGTAGGGTCCTGAGCGCCCAAAGAAGTTGAGTTGAATTCACTACCTTGTCGTTTGAGATCTTCACCAAGGAAATGCGCTCTGAGGAACTCTAAATTAGATTTCATCTTTAAAGCCTAAAATATATACAGCATGATCTTACTAACATACGCGAGTGTGGCAACGCTTCGCCCTTCACAGCTTGGACATAACATTGCCATCATACCTTTCAAGAACGCTGCAGTTCGATTTGGTCAGCAAGGGTAATGTAATGGACGCACATTGGGGCTACATACCCTGTAGAGAAGGTAAGATGGCAACTTCCATGCATCAACCAACTTGACTGCGTGAGGACGTATCTCATTCATCAAGCTTCAAATAGCAGTGTCAGACATCTGGTTAAGGCCCTGGTTTCTCAAAGCGCCGGACTGAGTAAAGTCGCGATTTCGCTTGCTGATTGTGCCAAGAGGGAAAAGTCGGAAGAGGAGCCACAATACTCTTTTGGTGAGCTCCGAAATATTTGTTTCTGTCAGCAGTCTATTGTAGAAATTGTGCACCAGGACAGACTCAGAGTAAGCTTGCAATGAGGACGATTAGCTTTTGGGTAGTATACAGCCATGGAAGAATTTGTCGGAAGCTTACCGTTGGTCAAATCATGAAGTTGAATACCGACAATATCCCCATGTGGCCTTCCTGTTATCAATCATGTCGTACAACTTGAAGGTCTAGTAGCTTTTGTTAGAAGTAACCCTCCCTCCAAGATCGAGAAACAACAGCAAGTTCACGTACCAGGGAAGCAGCGCGGTGCTCAAACGCTTCCACAATGTCCAAATCATTAGTGAAAACGTCCAAGGCTCTGTCTTTCTTCCCGCCACTTTGGCGCTAGCAGAACCTGAACGATGTCTCCTCGGTGCGATTCTGTGGGCCATTTCCGCACCTCCAGGAATCGACGAGATATGCCAAGCATTTCTATATGAATTGGACTCTTAGAAGGGGTTACACTTGTGATTCTTCGTCTGATACTATTGGAC
This region includes:
- a CDS encoding ClpP/crotonase-like domain-containing protein, translated to MYENLGLERRGDVFILTLQKPPENRLTSQFCQEIIRALNDVRRELGPDAPGVVIIRGNDAKFFCTGLDLYERDTNPYASSEGFYPLVATLLDFPFPTICLITGHTFGGASVMTLAHDYRIMNSTRGYWCMPVAELGLHFDGMGALLRAKLPPQTARKVILQGHRFTSSEALADGIVDEIASPEEMLDRALQLADRVKSKAKMGVYGLLRAELYGEALRAFQQISYVHSRLNSRQAKVKL